One genomic region from Nostoc sphaeroides encodes:
- the ebsA gene encoding type IV pilus biogenesis protein EbsA yields MSIDQLQPATQQQASVYLPYVQGARRNFLPYAISLYQKGVLEGHRKIEASEHVPFVASWNVATLPSDLTRCRIQFDGNAELSYELMMASFEFINFLIEVMDNYKRYRATDFSQPFYRKLLRIDD; encoded by the coding sequence ATGTCTATTGACCAACTCCAGCCTGCCACTCAACAACAAGCCAGTGTTTACTTACCTTACGTTCAGGGCGCTAGGCGCAATTTCTTACCCTATGCCATCAGTCTTTATCAAAAAGGGGTCTTGGAGGGACACCGGAAGATAGAAGCCAGTGAACATGTTCCCTTTGTCGCCTCCTGGAATGTTGCGACTTTACCCTCAGACTTAACCCGTTGCCGAATCCAGTTTGATGGCAATGCTGAACTGAGTTACGAACTGATGATGGCTAGTTTCGAGTTTATTAATTTTTTAATTGAAGTTATGGATAACTATAAACGTTATCGTGCAACCGATTTTTCACAACCTTTTTATCGCAAATTACTGCGTATAGACGATTAA
- a CDS encoding DNA-binding protein, whose translation MASITLDISDEQLQKLQAIAQESGISLEHLLRTRIEDWLSHPTSDFV comes from the coding sequence GTGGCTTCCATCACACTCGACATTTCCGATGAACAATTGCAAAAGCTGCAAGCAATAGCACAAGAGAGTGGTATCTCACTTGAACATTTGTTACGTACCAGGATAGAAGACTGGCTCAGTCACCCGACGAGCGATTTTGTTTAA
- a CDS encoding PIN domain-containing protein, producing the protein MSDNRDFIDTNVWLYRLFDDKKIEVAERDRKRNIAISITSNERIIISTQVVNEVSANLLKKAAFNEEQIKAVIQSLYRRCTVVEFNLNIFESASDIRSRYN; encoded by the coding sequence ATGAGTGATAATAGAGATTTTATTGATACAAATGTTTGGCTCTATCGTTTATTTGATGACAAAAAGATAGAAGTGGCAGAACGAGACAGAAAGCGTAATATTGCTATTTCAATTACGTCAAATGAAAGAATAATTATCAGTACGCAGGTTGTGAATGAGGTTTCTGCTAATTTGCTGAAAAAAGCAGCTTTTAACGAAGAGCAAATCAAAGCTGTGATTCAGTCACTTTACCGTCGTTGTACTGTGGTAGAGTTCAATTTGAATATTTTTGAATCTGCATCGGATATCCGCAGCCGATATAATTAG
- a CDS encoding GTPase family protein, with protein MVRLKPWQWVVLAIPIAFIIIFLLVSAGSQIHAWGINWIWGVFTLLFVGWRWLLVKWTQPAVNQVEAVLAQVQEELESTAENTVGLPVGSDVTKLAEAALQEILQAAQSDRPIWEDWQTFWTRCQDLVVAIAHIYNPQIQYPLLNIYVPQAYGLIRGTVDDMDRWMQKLSPVLNQVTVGQAYQGYEVYRKLEPSARKFWKAWNWAQWVLNPVAAVAKQASQGSSNQATQQLLGNLSQLFREAALRNLCQQAIALYGRTTLPVSATVVSTPTIPKVKTQTLREILTQAEPAEAVEQKPVNILLVGRTGSGKSSLINTLFQADIAAVDVLPSTDRIQNYQWQTETGETLTLLDTPGYEQVNRADLRNLVLDYAIKADLLLLATPALDPALQMDVDFLQDIKAEIADLPAIAIVTQVDRLRPIREWQPPYDWEWGDRAKEIAIREATEYRAKLLGNFCNLVLPLVTGEGKTNRIAWGVEALSLGLIDAIAPTKQLRLARFLRNLEVRTVAAAKIIDHYTFQMATTQGLTSLLKSPVLQFVSTLSTGSPALAYMLAEQIPVEQLPIVIGKLQMGYELFSLLNTANSNPLNFELLSLWPLLLENSASPDRNAWAFGHALVEYWTQNLTVEQLRQRFEYYLAIAK; from the coding sequence ATGGTGCGATTAAAACCGTGGCAATGGGTCGTCTTAGCAATCCCGATCGCGTTTATCATTATTTTCTTACTGGTATCCGCCGGTTCGCAAATCCATGCGTGGGGCATTAATTGGATTTGGGGTGTATTCACCCTTTTATTCGTTGGTTGGCGTTGGCTATTGGTGAAATGGACTCAACCTGCTGTTAACCAAGTAGAAGCTGTATTAGCCCAAGTCCAAGAAGAACTAGAATCAACAGCAGAGAATACAGTAGGGCTACCAGTGGGAAGTGATGTTACAAAGCTTGCAGAAGCCGCCCTTCAAGAGATTCTGCAAGCAGCACAAAGCGATCGCCCCATTTGGGAAGATTGGCAAACTTTTTGGACGCGATGCCAGGATTTGGTTGTAGCGATCGCTCATATCTACAATCCTCAAATTCAATATCCCCTGCTGAATATCTACGTCCCCCAAGCTTACGGGCTGATTCGGGGAACGGTGGATGACATGGATCGGTGGATGCAAAAGTTATCTCCTGTCCTGAATCAGGTGACGGTTGGGCAAGCATACCAAGGATACGAAGTCTATCGGAAGTTGGAACCATCGGCTCGGAAATTCTGGAAAGCTTGGAACTGGGCACAGTGGGTTTTAAATCCAGTGGCGGCGGTGGCAAAACAAGCTAGCCAGGGTTCTAGTAACCAAGCAACTCAGCAATTGTTGGGGAATTTGAGCCAGTTATTTCGGGAAGCTGCCCTGAGAAACTTATGTCAGCAGGCGATCGCTCTCTACGGACGTACTACATTACCAGTTTCAGCAACCGTAGTATCCACACCAACTATACCCAAGGTCAAAACCCAAACCCTCCGAGAAATCCTGACTCAAGCCGAACCAGCCGAAGCAGTTGAGCAAAAACCCGTGAATATTCTGCTGGTGGGGCGCACGGGTTCGGGAAAAAGTAGCCTGATTAACACGCTATTTCAGGCGGATATCGCCGCCGTTGATGTTTTGCCCAGTACCGATCGCATTCAAAATTACCAATGGCAGACTGAAACTGGGGAAACCTTAACGCTTTTGGACACACCTGGCTACGAACAAGTCAACCGTGCCGATCTCCGAAATCTGGTGCTTGATTATGCCATTAAGGCAGATTTGCTGCTGTTAGCTACCCCAGCCCTCGATCCTGCCCTGCAAATGGATGTAGACTTTTTGCAAGATATCAAAGCAGAAATTGCAGATTTACCTGCGATCGCGATCGTTACTCAAGTAGATCGGCTGCGTCCCATCCGCGAGTGGCAACCGCCTTATGATTGGGAATGGGGCGATCGCGCCAAAGAAATTGCCATTCGAGAAGCTACTGAATATCGTGCCAAACTGCTGGGAAACTTCTGTAATCTAGTTCTACCCCTGGTTACAGGTGAGGGCAAAACAAATCGAATCGCTTGGGGAGTTGAGGCGCTATCGTTGGGATTAATAGATGCGATCGCACCTACCAAGCAACTCCGTCTCGCCCGCTTTTTGCGTAATCTTGAAGTCCGCACCGTCGCTGCTGCCAAAATCATCGACCATTACACCTTCCAAATGGCGACAACACAGGGACTAACATCATTGCTCAAAAGTCCCGTCCTCCAGTTTGTTTCTACACTCTCAACCGGATCTCCAGCCCTAGCATATATGCTGGCAGAGCAAATTCCTGTGGAACAGTTGCCGATTGTGATTGGCAAACTCCAAATGGGATATGAGCTTTTCTCGCTCTTGAATACAGCTAACTCTAACCCGCTCAACTTTGAATTGCTATCCCTCTGGCCGCTACTGCTGGAAAATTCCGCTTCACCTGATCGCAACGCCTGGGCATTTGGTCACGCCCTAGTGGAATACTGGACTCAAAATTTGACAGTTGAACAACTCCGGCAGCGATTTGAGTATTATTTAGCGATCGCCAAATAA
- a CDS encoding ATP-binding protein, protein MKNILQSSISQEQNSHQSYSISSYNRLLLVVKDLACVRTIEEIIEIVRLAARDLTNADGVTFVLRDGECCHYVDENAIGPLWKGMRFPLKSCVSGWAMLNKQAAVIEDIYQDARIPIDAYKVTFVKSLVMVPIRISDPLGAIGAYWSTPHLATPQEIGMLEILTDTTAVAIANVQLFQKLTNQNALKDKFIAMLAHELRNPVAPISNGVQLLKLKLGETGAVGETILKMQHQIKHLSKLIDELLDVSSITYGKISLNLEKVNLVELVRQSLNDHAQAIKRSNLNVVEDLPNKPLWAYVDPTRFFQVFGNLLDNALKFSQPDGTIWVDLSCIPGENGSESVAVLSVRDTGIGIDPTILPELFEPFTQADRSLDRSRGGLGLGLSVVKSLVELHGGNVEASSRGINLGAEFKVTLPVCEEITAWHNDPEIIEEAKKSLKILVIEDNDDSAVTLKAVLEHFGHEVSVANNGISGVETAREFEPHVIICDIGLPEMDGFAVAQELSKDSKFTRSILIALTGYGGQEDKELALKSGFKCHLTKPVDFDILTAEIDRYFLMSA, encoded by the coding sequence ATGAAAAATATATTACAAAGCTCCATCTCACAAGAACAGAATTCACATCAGAGTTATAGTATTTCATCTTACAATAGACTGCTTTTGGTCGTGAAGGATTTGGCTTGTGTGCGGACTATTGAAGAAATTATTGAGATTGTGCGTTTGGCAGCTCGCGATCTGACTAATGCTGATGGAGTAACTTTTGTACTGCGGGATGGTGAATGTTGCCACTATGTCGATGAAAACGCCATCGGGCCACTTTGGAAAGGTATGCGTTTTCCGCTCAAGTCTTGCGTCTCCGGTTGGGCGATGCTCAATAAACAAGCAGCCGTAATTGAAGACATTTACCAAGATGCTCGAATTCCGATTGACGCTTACAAAGTAACTTTTGTCAAGAGTTTAGTGATGGTTCCCATACGGATTTCTGATCCACTGGGTGCGATCGGAGCCTATTGGAGTACACCGCACCTAGCCACGCCCCAAGAGATCGGAATGCTTGAGATTTTGACAGATACTACAGCAGTTGCGATCGCCAACGTTCAACTTTTCCAGAAATTGACGAACCAAAACGCCCTTAAAGACAAATTCATTGCGATGCTAGCTCACGAGTTGAGAAATCCCGTTGCTCCCATCTCAAATGGGGTTCAGCTTCTCAAGTTGAAGCTAGGCGAGACTGGCGCAGTCGGAGAAACAATTTTAAAGATGCAGCACCAAATTAAGCACCTCTCGAAATTGATTGATGAGTTACTTGACGTATCATCCATTACTTATGGGAAGATTTCATTAAACCTGGAGAAGGTTAATTTGGTAGAATTGGTTCGCCAGAGTCTCAATGACCATGCACAGGCAATAAAGAGATCGAACCTGAACGTAGTAGAAGACCTACCAAACAAGCCTTTGTGGGCTTATGTTGACCCGACGCGGTTCTTCCAAGTCTTTGGGAATCTTCTTGATAACGCCTTAAAGTTTTCCCAGCCAGATGGAACGATCTGGGTTGATCTCTCATGTATTCCAGGTGAAAATGGCTCAGAGAGTGTAGCGGTTTTATCTGTAAGAGATACAGGCATAGGGATAGACCCGACAATTTTACCAGAACTATTTGAGCCGTTTACCCAAGCCGATCGCAGCTTAGATCGTTCCAGGGGTGGGCTAGGTTTGGGATTATCGGTAGTAAAAAGTCTTGTGGAACTTCATGGTGGTAATGTTGAAGCCTCAAGTAGAGGGATTAATTTGGGAGCAGAATTCAAAGTTACTCTTCCTGTATGCGAAGAGATTACAGCTTGGCATAACGACCCGGAGATTATAGAAGAGGCTAAAAAATCGTTGAAGATTTTAGTCATCGAAGATAACGACGATTCAGCCGTAACATTAAAAGCAGTGCTTGAGCATTTTGGGCATGAAGTTTCCGTTGCTAACAATGGAATTTCAGGGGTAGAAACTGCAAGAGAGTTTGAACCTCATGTGATTATTTGTGACATCGGACTTCCCGAAATGGATGGATTCGCCGTTGCACAAGAATTGAGTAAAGATTCTAAATTTACTCGCTCAATTCTGATTGCACTCACTGGCTACGGTGGCCAGGAGGATAAGGAACTGGCGCTGAAGTCTGGTTTTAAATGTCACTTGACCAAGCCTGTAGACTTTGACATACTTACGGCAGAAATTGATCGATACTTTCTGATGAGTGCGTAA
- a CDS encoding DUF29 domain-containing protein, with the protein MPNLYENDFYTWTQEQANLLRHHQWNQLDLPNLIEEIESLGRKERQELRNRLSILIGHLLKWEYQPNQRSRSWLATIRVQRREILKLLSENPSLKPYLEEALQESYDNGRDLASGETNLPLSTFPNQCLYPFEEMLSDRFYPGEPATGDLME; encoded by the coding sequence ATGCCAAACCTCTACGAAAATGACTTTTACACTTGGACTCAAGAACAAGCTAACCTTCTGCGTCATCACCAATGGAACCAGCTTGACTTGCCCAATTTAATTGAGGAAATTGAATCTTTGGGAAGAAAGGAACGCCAAGAATTGAGAAATCGTCTTAGTATATTAATTGGACATTTGCTCAAATGGGAATATCAACCAAATCAACGCAGTCGTAGTTGGTTAGCGACAATTAGAGTACAACGACGGGAAATTCTCAAGTTGTTAAGCGAGAATCCTAGTCTGAAACCTTACCTTGAAGAAGCACTCCAAGAATCTTATGACAACGGTAGAGATTTAGCATCAGGAGAAACAAATCTGCCACTTTCAACTTTTCCCAACCAATGTTTATATCCTTTTGAGGAAATGTTGAGCGATCGCTTTTATCCGGGTGAGCCTGCAACAGGTGATTTAATGGAATAA
- a CDS encoding S-(hydroxymethyl)glutathione dehydrogenase/class III alcohol dehydrogenase → MQVKAAVAYSAGKPLTIETVQLSGPQAGEVLVEVKASGVCHTDAFTLSGDDPEGLFPAILGHEGAGVVVEVGAGVTSLKPGDHVIPLYTPECRQCEYCLSFKTNLCQAIRLTQGRGVMPDGTSRFSIDGEMIHHYMGTSTFANYTVLPEIALAKIREDAPFDKVCYIGCGVTTGVGAVINTAKVEPGANVVVFGLGGIGLNVIQAARMVGANMIVGVDINPNKRALAEKFGMTHFVNPQEVEGDVVPYLVDLTKGGADYSFECIGNVKIMRQALECCHKGWGVSVIIGVAGAGQEISTRPFQLVTGRVWKGSAFGGARGRTDVPKIVDWYMQGKINIDDLITHVMPIEQINDAFELMHKGESIRSVVTF, encoded by the coding sequence TTGCAAGTTAAAGCAGCAGTAGCTTACAGCGCAGGTAAGCCGTTGACAATTGAAACCGTTCAACTATCGGGGCCACAAGCAGGCGAAGTGTTAGTTGAGGTGAAAGCAAGCGGGGTTTGCCATACCGACGCCTTTACCCTATCTGGTGACGATCCTGAAGGTTTATTTCCGGCAATTTTGGGACATGAAGGCGCTGGTGTGGTAGTGGAAGTAGGCGCTGGTGTCACCAGTCTCAAACCAGGGGATCATGTAATTCCCCTATACACTCCCGAATGCCGCCAGTGCGAATATTGTTTAAGCTTCAAAACGAATCTTTGTCAAGCCATTCGCTTAACTCAAGGACGCGGTGTCATGCCCGATGGCACTAGTCGCTTTAGCATTGATGGAGAAATGATTCATCATTACATGGGTACATCCACTTTTGCCAACTATACGGTGCTGCCAGAAATCGCCCTGGCAAAAATTCGGGAAGATGCCCCATTTGATAAGGTTTGTTACATTGGCTGTGGTGTGACTACTGGTGTTGGTGCAGTCATCAATACTGCCAAGGTGGAACCGGGAGCAAATGTTGTAGTTTTCGGCTTGGGTGGTATTGGTTTAAATGTTATCCAAGCAGCGCGGATGGTAGGGGCAAATATGATTGTCGGGGTAGATATTAATCCCAACAAACGCGCTTTAGCAGAAAAGTTTGGCATGACGCACTTTGTTAATCCCCAAGAAGTAGAGGGTGATGTAGTTCCCTATCTGGTTGATTTAACAAAAGGCGGTGCTGATTACAGTTTTGAATGTATCGGTAATGTCAAAATTATGCGTCAAGCATTAGAATGCTGCCATAAAGGTTGGGGTGTCAGTGTGATTATTGGGGTTGCTGGTGCTGGACAGGAAATCAGCACTCGTCCTTTTCAATTAGTAACTGGGCGCGTTTGGAAAGGTTCAGCATTCGGTGGCGCTAGAGGACGTACAGATGTGCCGAAAATTGTTGATTGGTATATGCAAGGTAAGATAAATATTGATGATTTGATTACTCATGTAATGCCGATTGAGCAAATTAATGATGCTTTTGAGTTGATGCACAAAGGTGAATCAATTAGGAGTGTGGTGACTTTCTAA
- a CDS encoding valine--pyruvate transaminase: MNPALTQIGAQMSNLTGVRAIMKDIIETLRAGAGQQFINLSAGNPLILPEVEQLWRDCTAQLLASSEYGEVVCRYGSSQGYAPLVEAIANDFNKRYGLNLSDRNILITPGSQTLYFYAVNSFGGYTPSGELKQIVLPLSPDYTGYGGICLVPKALIAYKPTLDIDEAAHRFKYRPDFSQLSITENTGCILFSRPCNPTGNVLTEDEVKKITALAAPYNLPVLIDSAYAPPFPALNFTEMTPVFGDNILHCMSLSKAGLPGERVGIAIGDEKWIEVLECFQANIGLHSSRYGQAIAAYAINSGALVEISHTVIRPFYQNKFTVLETSLEQAMPKNLPWFLHRGEGAIFAWLWLQDLPISDWEFYQQLKQVGVIIVPGSSFFPGLEEEWAHKHQCFRISLTGSDEEIATAMQRLAKVAEEAYKGAAVTA, encoded by the coding sequence ATGAACCCTGCCCTAACTCAAATTGGCGCTCAAATGTCCAACCTGACTGGCGTCAGAGCAATCATGAAGGATATTATCGAAACATTACGAGCGGGTGCAGGGCAGCAGTTTATTAATTTGAGTGCTGGTAATCCGTTGATTTTGCCAGAGGTAGAACAATTATGGCGGGATTGTACTGCACAGCTTTTGGCTAGCTCAGAATATGGTGAAGTAGTTTGTCGCTACGGTTCAAGTCAAGGCTATGCACCATTAGTTGAAGCGATCGCTAACGACTTTAACAAACGCTACGGGTTAAACTTAAGCGATCGCAATATCCTCATCACCCCCGGTAGTCAAACCCTCTACTTCTACGCGGTAAATAGCTTCGGTGGCTACACCCCTAGCGGCGAGTTAAAACAAATCGTTTTGCCCCTCAGCCCTGACTACACCGGTTACGGCGGCATCTGCTTAGTTCCAAAAGCCTTAATTGCTTACAAACCGACTCTCGATATTGATGAAGCCGCCCACCGATTTAAATATCGCCCCGACTTCAGCCAACTGTCGATTACAGAAAATACGGGTTGTATCCTCTTCTCTCGCCCCTGTAATCCCACTGGTAATGTCCTGACTGAGGATGAGGTGAAAAAGATTACTGCCCTGGCTGCGCCTTACAATCTACCCGTGTTAATTGACTCAGCTTATGCGCCTCCCTTCCCGGCATTGAATTTTACTGAAATGACACCAGTGTTTGGTGATAATATCTTACACTGTATGAGTTTATCGAAAGCTGGATTACCAGGAGAAAGGGTTGGTATTGCCATTGGGGATGAAAAGTGGATTGAAGTGCTGGAGTGTTTTCAAGCAAATATTGGTCTTCATTCTTCACGTTACGGCCAAGCGATCGCAGCTTATGCAATCAACTCTGGCGCTTTAGTGGAAATTTCTCACACTGTCATCCGTCCTTTTTACCAAAATAAGTTTACCGTTTTAGAAACCAGCTTAGAACAAGCGATGCCCAAGAATTTACCTTGGTTTCTTCATCGCGGTGAAGGAGCAATTTTTGCTTGGTTGTGGTTACAAGATTTACCCATCAGTGATTGGGAATTTTATCAGCAACTTAAGCAAGTAGGTGTGATTATTGTCCCAGGAAGTAGCTTCTTTCCCGGTTTAGAGGAAGAGTGGGCGCACAAACACCAATGCTTCCGCATCAGCCTCACAGGCAGCGATGAAGAGATAGCCACTGCTATGCAACGTTTAGCAAAAGTGGCTGAAGAAGCTTATAAAGGTGCGGCGGTGACTGCCTGA
- the rimM gene encoding ribosome maturation factor RimM (Essential for efficient processing of 16S rRNA), translating to MTNDKLDDWLEIGKIVSPQGLSGELRVYPVSDFPERFEVPGKRWLLRSGETEPQPIELLTGRYISNKNLYVIKLAGVENCNQAEALRGCTLMVPASDRPQLGEDEYHVLDLIGLEVFMQASGELVGTVVDIIPAGNDLLEVKLHPSFATDKGQMTNTSAALSTSDKGQITNDKKQKTVLIPFVEAIAPVVDLKSNRIEITPPAGLLEINN from the coding sequence ATGACAAATGACAAATTAGATGATTGGCTAGAAATTGGTAAGATTGTTTCCCCTCAAGGGTTGTCTGGGGAATTACGGGTTTATCCTGTATCAGACTTTCCCGAAAGATTTGAGGTGCCGGGAAAACGTTGGTTGCTGCGTTCAGGTGAAACAGAACCACAACCAATCGAATTATTGACAGGACGTTATATCAGTAATAAAAACTTGTATGTGATCAAATTAGCTGGTGTGGAAAATTGCAATCAGGCGGAGGCGTTGCGCGGTTGTACGTTAATGGTGCCAGCTAGCGATCGCCCCCAATTAGGCGAAGATGAATATCATGTCCTCGATTTGATTGGCTTGGAAGTCTTCATGCAAGCATCTGGCGAACTCGTGGGTACAGTGGTAGACATCATCCCGGCTGGCAATGATTTGTTAGAAGTAAAATTACACCCATCTTTTGCCACTGACAAAGGACAAATGACAAATACTTCGGCTGCGCTCAGTACAAGTGACAAAGGACAAATTACAAATGACAAAAAACAAAAGACTGTTTTGATTCCATTTGTGGAAGCGATCGCACCAGTCGTAGACTTGAAATCTAATCGTATTGAAATTACCCCACCAGCTGGGTTATTGGAAATTAATAATTAG
- a CDS encoding type II toxin-antitoxin system PemK/MazF family toxin, whose protein sequence is MVQRDRLAQFTTTSVVVPLTTNLRRAIIPGTIVIPSGESGLTQDSVVLSYQIVVIDKQRLIRKLGSLSANYLLMLKVALDYTLQLDNYDEENAD, encoded by the coding sequence ATTGTTCAGAGAGATCGACTAGCTCAGTTTACAACAACATCTGTAGTAGTTCCTTTAACCACTAATCTGCGACGCGCTATTATACCAGGTACAATTGTCATACCTTCAGGTGAAAGCGGTTTAACGCAAGACTCAGTTGTGCTTTCTTATCAAATAGTTGTTATCGATAAGCAGCGATTAATCCGAAAATTAGGAAGTCTTTCTGCTAATTATTTATTAATGCTAAAAGTAGCATTAGATTACACTTTACAACTAGATAATTATGACGAAGAAAATGCCGATTGA
- a CDS encoding phosphoketolase encodes MTLATTPQTKPLTDEELQKINAYWRAANYLSVGQIYLLDNPLLREPLKLEHVKPRLLGHWGTTPGLNFIYVHLNRLIKKYDLNTIYIAGPGHGGPGLVANTYLEGTYTEYYHNISQDAEGMKKLFKQFSFPGGIPSHVAPETPGSIHEGGELGYALVHAYGAAFDNPDLIVAAVVGDGEAETGALATSWHSNKFLNPVRDGAVLPILHLNGYKIANPTTLSRISHDELESLFVGYGYKPYFVEGEDPADVHQQMAATLETAIAEIQSIQREARVHGFTERPQWPMIVMRTPKGWTGPKEVDGKKTEGSWRSHQVPFGNIAKQPDHLRLLEDWMKSYKPEELFDADGKLIPELAELAPKKHRRMGDNPHANGGILLHDLKIPDFQDYAVDVAEPGKAIAEATKVTGKFLRDIMRLNQESSNFRIFAPDELASNRLDPVLEVTDRVSTAEIYPEDDHLSADGRVMEILSETSCQGWLEGYLLTGRHGFFTCYEAFIHIIDSMFNQHAKWLKTTRHIPWRRPIASLNYLLTSHVWRQDHNGFSHQDPGFIDHVLNKKAEIVRVYLPPDANTLLSVTDHCLKSRNYVNVIIAGKQPALQYLNMDAAIKHCTKGIGIWEWASNDKGGDPDVVLACAGDIPTLETLAAVDILRQHFADLKVRVVNVVDLMTLQPKTEHPHGLSEKDFDTLFTTDKPVIFAFHGYPWLIHRLTYRHTNHKNIHVRGYKEEGTTTTPFDMVVVNDLDRFHLVIDVIDRVPKLGSKAAYVKQQMQDKLIEHKHYIQKYGDDLPEIRDWKWPY; translated from the coding sequence ATGACATTAGCAACGACTCCACAAACAAAGCCTTTAACAGATGAAGAATTACAGAAGATAAACGCCTACTGGCGTGCAGCTAACTATCTTTCCGTTGGGCAAATATATCTACTCGACAATCCGCTACTAAGAGAACCCCTAAAGCTGGAACACGTCAAACCCAGACTCTTAGGGCACTGGGGAACAACGCCAGGGCTGAACTTTATCTATGTTCACCTGAATCGGCTCATTAAAAAATATGACCTAAACACAATCTACATTGCTGGCCCCGGTCATGGAGGCCCTGGACTAGTAGCCAACACTTACTTAGAAGGCACTTACACCGAGTATTACCACAACATCTCTCAGGATGCTGAGGGAATGAAGAAACTCTTTAAACAGTTCTCTTTTCCCGGTGGTATTCCCAGTCACGTTGCACCAGAAACTCCTGGTTCGATCCACGAAGGCGGGGAATTAGGTTATGCCCTCGTCCATGCTTATGGTGCTGCCTTTGATAACCCTGACTTAATCGTTGCTGCTGTTGTCGGTGACGGTGAAGCCGAAACAGGTGCTTTAGCAACTAGCTGGCATTCCAACAAGTTTCTTAATCCTGTACGTGATGGTGCTGTATTGCCGATTCTGCACCTGAATGGGTATAAAATTGCTAACCCAACTACACTGTCACGGATTAGCCATGATGAGTTGGAGAGTTTATTTGTAGGCTACGGCTACAAACCATACTTTGTAGAAGGTGAAGATCCCGCAGATGTTCACCAGCAGATGGCGGCGACTCTAGAAACAGCGATCGCCGAAATTCAAAGTATCCAGAGAGAAGCCCGTGTACATGGTTTCACTGAACGTCCTCAGTGGCCAATGATTGTCATGCGAACCCCCAAAGGTTGGACAGGGCCCAAGGAAGTGGATGGCAAAAAAACCGAAGGTTCTTGGCGATCGCACCAAGTTCCCTTTGGCAACATCGCCAAACAGCCAGACCACCTGAGACTTCTAGAAGATTGGATGAAGAGTTACAAACCAGAAGAACTCTTCGACGCTGACGGTAAGCTGATTCCCGAACTAGCAGAACTAGCCCCCAAAAAGCATCGGCGTATGGGTGACAATCCCCACGCTAACGGTGGTATTTTGCTACATGACCTGAAAATCCCCGATTTTCAAGACTATGCTGTAGATGTTGCTGAACCAGGGAAAGCGATCGCAGAAGCTACCAAAGTGACCGGTAAATTCCTGCGGGATATCATGCGACTTAACCAAGAAAGTAGCAATTTCCGTATCTTCGCCCCCGATGAATTAGCATCGAATCGTCTAGACCCTGTATTGGAAGTTACTGACAGAGTTTCGACAGCCGAGATTTACCCTGAAGATGACCATCTTTCCGCCGACGGTCGGGTGATGGAAATTCTCAGCGAAACTTCTTGCCAAGGATGGTTAGAAGGCTACCTCCTCACAGGTCGTCACGGATTTTTCACTTGTTACGAGGCATTCATCCATATCATTGATTCTATGTTCAACCAACACGCCAAATGGTTGAAAACGACGAGACATATTCCCTGGCGTAGACCGATCGCTTCCCTCAATTACCTACTTACCTCTCACGTTTGGCGACAAGACCATAACGGATTTTCTCACCAAGATCCCGGTTTTATCGACCATGTACTTAACAAAAAAGCTGAGATCGTCCGCGTCTATTTGCCCCCTGATGCCAACACTCTGCTGTCGGTAACAGACCATTGTCTAAAAAGCCGCAACTATGTTAACGTCATCATTGCTGGGAAACAGCCAGCATTGCAATATCTCAACATGGATGCAGCCATCAAGCACTGCACCAAAGGCATCGGCATTTGGGAATGGGCAAGCAACGACAAAGGCGGCGACCCAGATGTAGTACTAGCTTGTGCTGGGGATATTCCCACCTTAGAAACCTTGGCGGCTGTAGATATCCTGCGTCAGCATTTCGCAGATTTAAAAGTGCGGGTAGTGAATGTAGTCGATTTGATGACACTACAGCCAAAAACCGAACATCCCCACGGTTTGAGTGAAAAAGATTTTGACACACTTTTCACCACTGACAAACCTGTTATCTTTGCCTTTCATGGCTATCCCTGGCTGATTCATCGCCTAACCTACCGCCACACTAATCATAAGAACATCCATGTGCGTGGCTATAAGGAAGAGGGAACTACCACCACTCCCTTTGATATGGTTGTTGTCAACGATCTAGATCGCTTCCATTTGGTAATTGATGTAATCGATCGCGTCCCCAAACTAGGATCTAAGGCAGCTTATGTCAAACAGCAGATGCAAGATAAACTGATCGAACACAAGCATTACATTCAGAAGTACGGCGACGATCTGCCGGAAATTCGTGACTGGAAGTGGCCATATTAA